Proteins from a genomic interval of Nautilia sp. PV-1:
- a CDS encoding aspartate/glutamate racemase family protein translates to MKICGLIGGMSWESSAEYYKIINEGINRKLGGLHSGKIILYSVDFEEIAIQQREGNWKGSAEILSNAAQALEKAGADFIMITTNTMHKVAEDVKESVNIPLIDIRQVVSEQIIKENLKTVLLLGTKFTMEDDFYVGYLRNKGINIVVPSEGHRNLIHKVIFDELCLGITKEESKKEFLKIINSYNADGVILGCTEIGMLVKQEDLNIRVLDTTIIHAKKAVEIMI, encoded by the coding sequence ATGAAAATATGCGGACTTATCGGAGGAATGAGCTGGGAGAGCAGTGCTGAATATTATAAAATTATTAATGAGGGAATTAACCGAAAATTAGGGGGACTGCACAGCGGTAAAATTATACTTTACAGTGTGGATTTTGAGGAAATCGCCATACAGCAAAGAGAAGGCAACTGGAAAGGAAGTGCCGAAATCCTTTCAAACGCCGCGCAGGCTTTAGAAAAAGCGGGAGCTGATTTTATTATGATAACCACAAATACGATGCACAAAGTAGCCGAAGATGTTAAAGAATCAGTCAATATACCTTTAATTGACATAAGACAGGTGGTTTCGGAACAGATAATAAAAGAAAACTTAAAAACAGTTTTACTGTTAGGTACAAAATTTACAATGGAAGATGATTTTTATGTAGGATATCTTAGAAACAAAGGGATTAATATAGTTGTTCCTTCTGAAGGACATAGAAATCTGATACATAAAGTGATTTTTGACGAACTGTGTCTTGGTATTACGAAAGAAGAATCAAAAAAAGAGTTTTTGAAAATCATTAATTCATACAATGCCGACGGCGTGATTTTAGGTTGTACAGAAATAGGAATGCTTGTAAAACAGGAGGATTTGAATATAAGAGTTTTAGACA
- the murC gene encoding UDP-N-acetylmuramate--L-alanine ligase, translating to MKIHFVGIGGIGLSGLARYMQKKSHEITGSDIAETKLIDSLRKEGIKIDIPHSAENIKNQDLVVHTAVAKKDNPELVAAKKRGIKTLSRREFLPYVVKDKKVISVCGAHGKSTTSAILASILPETNAIIGAESKDFHSNMRYKNSDYLVFEADESDGSFIDSNPYIAVVTNTEPEHMEYYEHNLEKFYSHYEEFLKKAEIRVANGDDDFIKTLDIPIKKVSINDAKNIRYEIIQNKPKTVFEYKGFDFEVYGFGEHLVLDAMLAIEAANELISMEEIQNNIKNFQGIKKRFDILQNSEGFILIDDYGHHPTEIKATLHSAKIFAKLNGIDKVTAIWQPHKYSRTIDNLDAFIECFNEADELVILPVWEAGEKPVKIDFETLFAKHNPIFAKRLIANSNNIMLINKAGENIKDINEGLIIGFGAGDITYQLRGII from the coding sequence ATGAAAATACATTTTGTCGGAATAGGGGGGATAGGACTTAGCGGACTGGCAAGGTATATGCAAAAAAAATCTCATGAAATTACCGGAAGCGATATTGCCGAAACGAAACTGATCGACTCTTTAAGAAAAGAAGGTATAAAAATAGATATACCTCACAGTGCTGAAAATATTAAAAATCAGGATCTTGTAGTGCACACGGCAGTGGCAAAAAAGGATAATCCTGAACTAGTAGCAGCAAAAAAAAGAGGGATAAAAACCCTCAGCCGCAGGGAATTTCTGCCTTATGTAGTAAAAGATAAAAAGGTTATATCTGTTTGCGGCGCACACGGAAAAAGCACTACGTCTGCGATTTTAGCTTCCATACTGCCTGAAACGAATGCGATAATAGGCGCCGAGAGTAAAGATTTTCATTCGAATATGCGATACAAAAACAGTGATTATCTTGTATTTGAAGCAGACGAGAGTGACGGAAGTTTCATAGATTCCAATCCGTATATAGCCGTTGTGACCAATACAGAGCCTGAACATATGGAATATTATGAGCATAATCTTGAAAAATTTTATTCACATTACGAAGAATTTTTAAAAAAAGCTGAAATAAGAGTTGCAAACGGCGATGACGATTTTATAAAGACACTTGATATTCCTATTAAAAAAGTTTCTATCAATGATGCTAAAAATATCCGTTATGAAATAATTCAAAACAAACCAAAAACCGTTTTTGAATACAAAGGTTTTGATTTTGAAGTTTACGGATTTGGAGAGCATCTTGTATTGGATGCTATGCTTGCGATTGAAGCAGCAAATGAACTTATATCTATGGAAGAAATCCAAAATAACATTAAAAATTTTCAGGGAATTAAAAAACGTTTTGATATTTTGCAAAACAGTGAAGGCTTTATTTTAATTGATGATTACGGACATCATCCTACTGAAATAAAAGCCACTCTTCACAGTGCCAAAATATTTGCCAAACTTAACGGAATAGATAAAGTAACAGCAATATGGCAGCCGCATAAATACAGTAGAACAATTGATAATTTAGACGCTTTTATTGAATGTTTTAACGAAGCGGACGAACTGGTTATTCTGCCTGTATGGGAAGCCGGGGAAAAACCCGTAAAAATTGATTTTGAAACACTTTTTGCTAAACACAACCCGATATTCGCTAAACGGCTAATTGCTAATAGTAATAATATTATGTTAATTAATAAAGCCGGAGAGAATATAAAAGATATCAACGAAGGGCTTATAATAGGTTTCGGAGCAGGGGATATTACTTATCAGTTAAGAGGTATAATATAA